GAATGTTGAACTGGGTCACCTCGATGCCGAGCGGCGCCAGCACGCGGTTGTAGGCGCGGGTGATGGCATGGGCGGTCATGCGGGTCTGGAAGCAGATGCAGGAACGCGCGATGCGCGTCAGCGTCGCTTTGTCGGGGGCCGTCGTCATGGCGTCACGATCCGGCGAGACAAGAGCCGCGTCAAGCCGCCGGAAGCCGGGGAGGTCTGCGCCCGGCCGGCGGGGGCAACCGCCCCATGCAGCGGCCCCGCGCCGGAAAATTCGATGAACGCGCGTTAACCACGTTACGGGCGCTTCTTGACTCTCCCAATCCATGTGCCTATCTCGACGACCAGTTGTTAGCAGTCGACAATGACGAGTGCTAACAACCCGGCCCTCGAGGCCGGCACGCCATTCCGCGGCCATGCGCCGCCCATGTCAGGGACCATAACCCATGAAGTTCCGTCCGCTGCACGACCGCGTGGTCGTTCGTCGCCTGGAGTCCGAAGAGAAGACCAAAGGCGGCATCATCATCCCGGACACCGCCAAGGAAAAGCCGCAGGAAGGCGAAGTGATCGCCGTCGGCCCGGGCGGCCGCGATGAGGCCGGCAAGCTGGTCGCACTCGACGTGAAGAAGGGCGACAAGGTGCTGTTCGGCAAGTGGTCGGGCACGGAAGTGAAGATCGACGGCGTCGACCTCCTGATCATGAAGGAGAGCGACATCATGGGCGTGATCGGCAAGTAATCCGGCCCCACCAAGCCTTCACACACACTATTTCCGACAGGAGTTTAGCCCCATGGCTGCCAAGGACGTGAAATTCGCCCAGGACGCCCGCGAGAAAATGCTGCGCGGCGTCGACATCCTCGCCGAAGCCGTCAAGGTGACGCTCGGCCCGAAGGGCCGCAACGTCGTCATCGAGAAGTCGTTCGGCGCCCCGCGCATCACCAAGGACGGCGTCACCGTCGCCAAGGAGATCGAGCTCGCCGACAAGTTCGAGAACATGGGCGCCCAGATGGTCCGTGAGGTCGCCTCCAAGACCAACGACCTCGGCGGCGACGGCACCACCACCGCCACCGTTCTCGCCCAGGCCATCGTCCGCGAAGGCGCCAAGTACGTCGCCGCCGGCATGAACCCGATGGATCTGAAGCGCGGCGTCGACACCGCGGTCACCGAGGTCGTCAAGACCCTCGAGAAGTCGGCCAAGAAGGTGAAGTCCTCGGCCGAAGTCGCCCAGGTCGGCACCATCTCGGCGAACGGCGACAAGCTGATCGGCGACATGATCGCCAACGCCATGCAGAAGGTCGGCAACGAGGGCGTCATCACGGTCGAGGAGGCCAAGAGCCTCGACACCGAGGTCGACATCGTCGAAGGTATGCAGTTCGACCGCGGCTATCTGTCGCCCTACTTCATCACCAATGCCGACAAGATGATCGCGGATCTCGAGGACGCCTACATCCTCATCCACGAGAAGAAGCTGACCGGCCTGCAGGCCATGCTGCCGGTGCTTGAATCGGTCGTTCAGACCGGCAAGCCGCTGGTGATCGTCGCCGAGGACGTGGAAGGCGAAGCCCTCGCCACCCTCGTCGTCAACAAGCTGCGCGGCGGCCTCAAGGTCGCGGCCGTGAAGGCTCCGGGCTTCGGTGATCGCCGCAAGGCGATGCTCGAGGACATCGCGATCCTCACCGGCGGCCAGGTCATCTCCGAAGACCTGGGCATCAAGCTCGAGAACGTCACCCTCCAGATGCTCGGCCGCGCCAAGAAGGTGCTGATCGAGAAGGAGAAGACGACGGTCGTCGACGGCGCCGGCAAGAAGAAGGACATCGAAGGCCGGATCGGCCAGATCAAGGCGCAGATCGAGGAGACCACCTCGGACTACGACCGCGAGAAGCTGCAGGAGCGCCTGGCCAAGCTCGCCGGCGGCGTTGCGGTGATCAAGGTCGGCGGCGCGACCGAAGTCGAGGTGAAGGAGAAGAAGGATCGCGTTGACGACGCGCTCAACGCCACCCGCGCGGCCGTGCTGGAAGGCATCGTCCCCGGCGGCGGCGTCGCTCTGCTCCGCGCCAAGGCCAATGTCGCCAAGCTGAAGTCGGAGAACGCCGACGTCCAGGCCGGCATCAACATCGTGCTCAAGGCGATCGAAGCGCCGATCCGTCAGATCGTCGAGAACGCCGGTGTCGAAGGCTCGATCGTCGTCGGCAAGATCCTGGAGAACAAGTCGGCCACCTACGGCTTCAACGCCCAGGCGGAAGAGTATGTCGACATGTTCGACGCCGGCATCGTCGATCCGGTGAAGGTCGTCCGCACCGCCCTGCAGAACGCCGCTTCGGTGTCCTCGCTGCTGATCACCACCGGCGCCATGATCGCCGAGGCTCCGAAGAAGGACGCCCCGGCTCCGGCGATGCCGGGCGGCGGCGGCATGGGCGGCATGGACTTCTGATCCAGCCCATCCGGCTCGAAATCCAAGGGAAGGGGCGCCTCGCGGCGCCCCTTTTTGTTGTCGGGGCCGCATCCGGGCTTCGGCGTTCCGCCGCAGGGCTGGTTCGCCATTGGCAGCGGCGGCGCGACGTGGGAGGTTCGCGCCTTCCACGCGGGGCGTTCGCCTCGCGCCGACATTCCGCATCTGACATGGAGATCCCAATGCGACGCCGCAGCTTCCTCACCGGAGCCCTCGCCGCGGCCGCCCTGCCGCGTGCCGCCTTCGCGCAGACGGCGCGGGCGAGCGTCCTGAAATACGTGCCCCAGGCCGATCTCACCGTGCTCGACCCGATCGGCACCACGGCCTATGTCACCCGCCACCATGCGCTGATGGTCTATGACCAGCTCTACGGCCTCGACAGCCAGCTCAAGGCCCAGCCGCAGATGGTCGAGGGCCACACCGTGGAGGAGGACGGCAAGCGCTGGACCTTCAAGCTGCGCGACGGGCTGAAGTTCCACGACGGCGAGCCGGTGCGCGGCCGCGACTGCGTCGCCTCGATCAAGCGCTGGGCGGCACGCGACGCGCTCGGCCAGGCCCTGATGGCGCGCGTCGCCGACATGTCGGCCCCGGACGACAGAAGCTTCGTCATCCGCCTGACCAAGCCGTTCGGCGCGCTGCTCGACGCGCTCGCCAAAGTCGGCCCGCCGGCGCTCGTCGTGATGCCGGAGCGCTTCGCCAATACCGACCCGTTCAAGCCGATCACCGAGGCGATCGGCTCCGGCCCGTTCAAATGGGTGCCGGGCGAGCGCCTGGTCGGCGCCCGCGCGGTCTATGAGAAGTTCGACGGCTACCGGCCGCGCGAGGGCGGCACGCCCGACTGGCTGTCGGGCCCGAAGATCGCCCATTTCGACCGGGTCGAATGGCTCGTCATGCCGGATCCGGCGACCGCCTCGGGGGCGCTGCAGAGCGGCGAAGCCGACTGGTGGGAGAACCCGCCCAACGACCTGCTGCCGCCGCTCGAACGCAACCGCAACATCGTCTCCGAGCAGCTCAACCCGCTCGGCATCATGGGCACCGGAATCTTCAACTGCCTGCATCCGCCCTTCGACAAGCCGGCGGTGCGCCGGGTCGTGCTGGAAGCGATGTCGCAGGCCGATTTCATGACCTCGGTCGCCGGCACCGACACCAGCATGTGGCGCGAAGGCGTCGGCATCTTCCCGCCCGGCACGCCGATGGCGAGCGATGTCGGCCTCGACGCGATCACCTCGAAGCGCGACATGCCGGCGCTGCGGGAGAAGCTGAAGCAGGCCGGCTATCAGGGCGAGAAGGTCGTGCTGATGTCGGCGAGCGATCAGTCCTCGCTCGCCGCCATCGGCGAGGTCGGCCACGACCTCCTGCGCCAGCTCGGCATGAACGTCGAGTTCGTCGTGTCCGACTGGGGCACGCTGGTGCAGCGGCGCGGCAAGAAGGAGCCGCCCTCGCAGGGCGGCTGGAACATGTTCCACACCACCTGGCTCGGCCTCGACGTGGTCAATCCGGCAGTCATGCAGCCGCTCAGGGCCAACGGCGCCAAGGCCTGGTTCGGCTGGCCGGACATTCCCGACCTGCAGCGCCTCATCGATGCCTGGCTCGACGCCCCGGACACCGAGGCGCAGAAGCGCGTCGCCGCCGACATCCAGAAGGTGGCGCTGGAACAGGTGCCGTTCCTGCCGACCGGCCAGTATTTCTCGAAGTCGGTCTACCGGCGCAACGTCACGGGCATCCTCAAGGGCCAGATCGTGTTCTGGAACGCTCGCCGCGTCTGACCCTCTCCAGATGCCGGCCGCCCGACGCGGCCGGCATCGCCGGTCAGCCGCAGCTCACGCTGCGCACGATGTTGCGCTCGTCGAGGCCGAAGGTCAGCCGGTTCGGCCGGTAGTCGTGGGTGCACATCATGCAGTAGCGCACCTGGATGGCCGCCGGGGCGCGAAAGCGGGCCCGCACGAGGCGGGCCGGCTGGCCGACATGCCGCCGCGCCATGGGCAGCACGCGCCGACAGGCCGCTTCCCCGCCCCGGAAACCGGGCATGTGCGGGCGAAAGCCGGGAGCCGCCGGCTGGGCGGCGGCCGGCCCGGACGCCACCACGGCGGTGCCGGCGAGCAGCAAGGCGAGCGCCGCGGCGCGGATCCACAAGACGTTCATCATCGACCTGTCCTTCATGCCATGGGTGCGGCCCGAAACCGCCGCGGCCCTTTTCGCGCCGCCGCGCGGCAGCAATACGCCCAGCGCAGTTGCTGCGACATTTTGCCCACCCTAGCCTTGCGGCAGCCGAATCTGCGCCTGACACCGGAGCGGATGCCGTCCGCACCGATCGTCGCAGCCGCAGGTCCTGCAAAAAGAGGGGGCGACGGCCGCCACGGGTCGTCCCGACGAGAACCAAAGCCTTAGGTCCGTGGCGAAGCCATGAGGGGACAGGGAGGTCTCGCCGATGTGGAACCAGGTCTACGACCCGTTCAACAATGCCGTGCTGTCGACGATAGCCGCCGCCGTGCCGGTGGTGACGCTGCTGGTGCTGATCGCCAGTGGCAAGGTGAAGGCGCATATCGCGGCGATCGTTGCGCTCGTCCTCGCCAATCTGGTGGCGATCTTCCTGTTCACCATGCCGGCCAACATGTCGATCCGCGCCTCGCTGCTCGGCGTCGTCACCGGCTTCTTCCCGATCGGCTGGATCGTGCTCAACGTCATCTTCCTCTACCAGGTGACGGTGAGGACCGGCCGCTTCGAGCTGCTCCAGCGCGCCATCGCCGGCGTCACGCCCGACCGGCGCCTGCAGCTCCTGCTCATCGCCTTCGCCTTCGGCGCCTTCTTCGAAGGGGCCTCCGGCTTCGGCACGCCGGTCGCGGTCACCGGCGCCATCCTCATCGGCCTCGGCTTCTCGCCGCTCGCCGCCTCCGGCCTGTCGCTGATCGCCAATACCGCGCCGGTCGCCTATGGCGCGCTCGGCACGCCGATCGCCGGCCTTGCCCAGGTGACCGGCTTCGATCCCTACGTGCTCGGCGCCATGGTCGGCCGGCAATTGCCGTTCTTCTCGGTGATCGTGCCGTTCTGGCTGATCTGGGCCTTCGCCGGCTGGCGCGGCATGAAGGAGGTCTGGCCGGCGGTGCTGGTCACCGGCGTCTCCTTCGCGGTGCCGCAGTTCCTCATCTCCAACTACATCAACCCCTGGATCGTCGACATCGGCGCCTCGCTGATCTCGATGGCCTGCCTCATCGGCTTCCTGAAAGTATGGCAGCCGCGCGAGCTCTGGCTGTCGCCGGCCCTGCGCACGCGCGACGATTCGGCCGCCACCATGACCGCCGCCAAGCCGATCGACACGACGCCGCTGACCAGCCAGCAATTGTGGGGCGCGCTGCTGCCCTGGATCATCGTCTGCATCGTCATGCTGATCTGGGGCACCGGCTGGTTCAAGAGCGTGGTCAATCCGATCTTCACCTGGAACTATCCGGTCCCCGAACTGCACAACATGATCAACAAGGTGGCGCCGGTGGCCGCGCGGCCGACGCCGGAAGGCGCGGTCTTCGCCTTCACCTACATGTCGTTCACCGGCACCGGCATGCTGATCGCAGCGATCATTTCCGGCATCCTGATGGGCGTCTCGCCGGGCGGCATGCTGGCCGAATACGGCCGGACGCTGAAGCGCTGCGCGACCTCGCTGATCACCATCTCGGCCATGCTGGCGATCGGCACGCTCACCCGCCTGTCCGGCCTCGATGCGACGCTCGGCCTCGCCTTCGCCGCGACCGGCCTGCTCTACCCGTTCTTCGGCACCCTGCTCGGCTGGCTCGGCGTGGCGCTGACCGGTTCGGACACCGCCTCCAACGTGCTGTTCGGCAACCTGCAGAAGATCACCTCCGAGCAGCTCGGCATCTCGCCGATCCTGATGAGCGCGGCCAATTCATCCGGCGGCGTCATGGGCAAGATGATCGATGCCCAGTCGATCGTGGTCGCCTCGACGGCCACCAACTGGTTCGGTCACGAAGGCTCGATCCTGCGCTACGTGTTCTGGCACTCGATCGTGCTGGCCTGCCTCGTCGGCGTGCTCGTCATGCTGCAGGCCTATGTCTGGCCGTTCAGCGCCATGGTGCTGAAGTAGCATCGGGCGAATGGGGAGTGGCGAATAGCGAATGGGGGTACTCCAAGCCAGTTGGAGTGCCTCCTCCCCGCATCCGCCGGCCTGCAGGGGCGCACTTCACCACTCGCCAGTCGCCAATCACGCACCTGCGACATCCTGCCGCACGCGCGGGCGATCGTGGCGCCGCCCCGACTCACAGACAGTCACTGTGTTTTGCGGCCGGCAGCGGCCGCATGGGCGGCTCGTGGGGATCGTCATGCTCGACAAACTGTTCGACAATCCGGCGCTGAACAACCTGATCAAGCTCGCGGCGCGCATCCTGATCGCGGCGATCTTCATCCAGGCCGGCTTCAACAAGATCCCCGGCTATGCCGGCACGGCCGGCTACATGGCCTCGGCGGGCGTGCCGAGCGCGCTGCTGCCGCTGGTCATCGCGGTCGAGCTCGTCGGCGGCCTGATGATCCTCGTCGGCTTCCAGACGCGGCTCGTCGCCTTCCTGCTCGCCGGCTTCTGCCTGCTGTCGGCCTGGCTGTTCCACTTCCAGCCCGGCAATACCGGCCAGATGCTGCAGTTCATGAAGAACCTGGCGATTGCCGGCGGCTTCCTGCAGATGGTCGCGACCGGGCCGGGGGCCTGGTCGATCGACGGCCGCGGCCGGAGCTGAGAGCAGCGCTGCGGGCAGCGCCTCAGCGCACGCCCATCTCCTCGCGGATGCGGGCGCGCAGCGCATCGATCGGCGACAGCAGACCGTTGTCGTTGACGTGCCAGAAGGTCCAGCCGTTGCAGGCCTGGGCGCCCTGGACGAGGGCGCCGATCTTGTGGATCGAGCCGACCTGCGGACCGCTCATCAGCGAGCCGTCCGCGCGTACGGTCGCGGCGTAGCGGCGCTTCTCGTCGGTCAGCACCGTGCCCGGCTGCACGAGGCCGCGCTCGACCAGCGAGGCGAAGGCGACCCTCGGCGCTTCGCGCGCGGTGGTGAAGGCGGCGAGGCTGTCCTCCGGCAGAGGCTCGATGGAAGCAATGCGCGCCTCGGCCGCTGCGGCATAGGCGGGATCGCGTTCGATCCCGATGAACCGCCGGCCGAGGCGCTTGGCAACGGCCCCGGTCGTGCCGGAACCGAAGAATGGATCGAGGACGACGTCGCCCGCCTTGGACGCGGCGAGCAGCACCCGGGCGATCAGCGCCTCGGGCTTCTGCGTCGGATGCAGCTTGCGGCCGGCGCCGTCCTTCAGGCGCTCGTCGCCGGTGCAGAGCGGAATGAACCAGTCGGAACGGACCTGCACGTCCTCGTTGCCGGCCTTCAGCGCCTCGTAGTTGAAGGTGTAGCGCGCCTTGGCGTCGCGCGAGGCCCAGATCAGGGTCTCGTGGGCATTGGTGAAGCGCCGGCCGCGGAAGTTCGGCATCGGGTTCGCCTTGCGCCAGATGACGTCGTTGAGCACCCAGAAGCCGAGGTCCTGCAACGCCGTGCCGACACGGAAAATGTTGTGATAGGAGCCGATCACCCAGAGCGCGCCGTCGGGCTTGAGCACCCGACGGGCGGCCTTCAGCCAGGCGCGGGTGAAGGCGTCGTAGGCGGCGAAGCTCTCGAACTGGTCCCAGTCGTCGTCGACGGCATCGACCAGGCTGTCGTCGGGCCGGTGCAGCGCGCCCTGCAGCTGCAGATTGTAGGGCGGATCGGCAAAGATGAGGTCCACCGAGGCGGCCGGCAGGGCATCGAGCGCGGCGACGCAGTCGCCGACCACGATGCGGTTGCCGAGGCCGATGCCGACCTCCTGGTCCGGGACCAGTGAAGGTGAACGGACCGCCCGTACGCGGTCACCTGATCGGGCGGTTCCGTTCAAATTCAGACGCATGAGGCGGCACTCGGTACGCGGAACAAATGTGACGCTGCACACGGGTGAAGATTGGCCAGACAGGGTAAAAGGATACTTAAGCCGGCGAGAGGAATTGTTTTTTATTCTATGACCGAGAGGTAAATATAAACGAACTGTAAAACTTAATTTCCGGCAAAACCATTGTGTCACGGCGGGAGTTGCGCCGGCACGTCACTGGCGGCATGATCCCGGCAACCCCAAGGGGATTGACCCATGCGTTACGATGATTTCCGGCGTTCCGACAATGTCGAGGACAGGCGCGGCGGCGGCGGAGGCGGCGGCCTTCCCGGCGGCCCGGCCGGAATCGGCATTGGCGGCATGATCGTCATCGGCCTGATTTCCTACATGACCGGCATCAATCCGGCGGTGCTGCTCAGCGGCTACGACGCGGTGACCGGCGGCGGGCGGCAGACGCAGCAACAGCAGCAGCAGCCGTCGCGGCAGGGCGCGCCGAACGACCAGATGGGCGATTTCGTCGCCGCCGTGCTCGGCTCGACCGAGGACGCCTGGACCAAGATCTTCCAGGAGGCCGGACGGCGCTACGAGGCGCCGGGCCTCGTCATGTTCACGCGCGGAACACGCTCGGGCTGCGGCGCGGCGCAATCGGCCATGGGCCCGTTCTATTGCCCGAATGACCGCAAGGTCTATCTCGACACCGCCTTCTTCCAGGAACTGACCACCCGCTTCCGCGGCTGCACGGGCGAGGCGCAGGCCTGCCAGTTCTCCTATGCCTATGTGGTGGCGCACGAGATCGGCCATCACGTACAGAACCTGATGGGCCTGCTCGACCGCGTGCATCAGGCGCAGCAGCAGTCCGGCAGCGAGGCCCAGTCCAACGCGCTGCAGGTGCGGGTGGAGCTGCAGGCCGACTGTTTCGCCGGCGTCTGGGCCTATCACACCCAGCAGCGCTCGCGCTTCATGGACGAGAACGACGTGCGGGCCGCCATGCAGACGGCGGCGGCGATCGGCGACGACATGCTGCAGAAGCGCTCGCAGGGCTATGTCGTGCCCGACAGCTTCACCCATGGCTCGTCCGAGCAGCGCCAGCGCTGGTTCATGACCGGCCTGCGGTCCGGCCAGATCAGCGCCTGCAACACCTTCCAGGCCCAGCAGCTCTGAGCCTTCGGGTCGCGGTTGGCGTGCCCGCCGCGCGCAGCGGGCACGCCTGACTTCAGCGATAATAGAAGCTGCGAACCTCGGCCTGGGCCGTGCCGGCCTTGGCGGCGGCAACGGTTTCGGTCTTCGTCTGCTTGGTCGACGCCGGAGCGCTCGCGGCGAAGGCGGCGGCGCAGGACATCAGCGACACGGCGGCCGCAACGGCGATGGTCTTCATGGGTCTCTCCCCAGCAAAAGCGGCCGAGGCCGCTCGACGGCGCGTGAAAGAGGCGCAAGCGCCAGGCGGCCTCTGCGCCGAGAACCCGCCCGACCTTTCCCATAGATCGCCCGCGCCGGCCTGCAGATACGACCGATGGCGTATTTCGGCAGCCACGACAGCCAAAGGCCGCGCGCTGGTTAACCGACTCCGCATGCCCCCGTGTGCCCGGCGACTTTCTTCGCGATAGCCGGCTCAGCATCGCAAAAATACGCCACCTGCCGTATGGCGGCGCTGGCCGGAGCCGTCGAATATCGCGCCCGTCTCTCGCCCTGGTCGCCGCTTCCGGATGCCGCCGCCCTCCTCGCACGGGCGCTGTTGCGCCGCGCCGCGGCCGCCACCGTTTCGCGTCGGCCCGAGCCGGCCACGTCATTTGCACCAAGCGATCTTCCTGGGGAGCCCGATGAAACAGCTCATTTCCGGCATCGTCCTTGCCGCCGCGGCGGCGATACCCGCCATCGCCGCCGACATGCCCGTCGCCGTGCCGGCCGCTTTCGCCGATGCCGCGCCGGCCTATCGCTGGACCGGGCTCTATGCCGGCATCAGCGGCGGCCACGGCTGGGGCACGATGCGGCAGGGCTGGACCACCTCCTATTATTCCGGCCTCGGCGTCTATGACGGCGACATGGCCGACTCGCAGCGGGCCAATGGCTGGCTGATCGGCGGCACGATCGGCTACAACCACCAGATCAACCGGATGGTGCTCGGCCTCGAGGCCGACTTCTCGCTGACCGGCATGAAGAGCAATGCCAGCGCTTTCGAGACCGATGTCTGGCAGCCGGGCGACCGGGTCGACCAGCGCTGGTCGAACGGCATCAGCTGGCTCTCCACCATCCGCGGCCGCCTCGGCTTCACGGTCGACCGCTTCCTCGTCTACGCCACCGGCGGTCTCGCCATCGCCAAGGGCACCGACCGGACCGAGGCCAACTACGACGACGGCGCCGGCCGGACCGCCAACGTCGTTTCGCGCGATTCCAAGACCCATCTCGGCTGGGTTCTCGGCGCGGGCGTCGAAGCCGCGATCACGCCGCAGATCACCGCCAAGCTCGAATATCTGCACGTCGATCTCGGCACGCAGACCTATCGCAACGACCTGCGCGCCATCCTCATCTATGCCAATGCCCGGATCAGCGCGGACATCGTCCGGGCCGGCGTCAACTACCGCTTCTGAGCGAAGCGGTCATCGACAGCCGCGTCTGCAGTGGGGGGGCGGACGCGGCCCCCCGCCAGCCCGCGCGAGCGGCCGGCGGGGGCTCTTGTCGCCGCCATGCGCGGCAAGCGCGGATGGCCGCCGCGAATGGCGGCCATCAGCGAAATGAGCTTGGCCGGCCGTGATGCTGACGGCAGTCTTGGACCATGAGGCCCATCGATGCCGCCCTCGCGCTCGCGGTCACCCTGATCTGGGGCATCGCCTTCGTCGTCACCCGCACGGCGCTCGACAGCTTCTCGCCAGCGCTGCTGATGGTGCTGCGCTTTGCCCTCTCGGCCCTGCCCGTGCTCTTGGTGGCGCGGCCCGCCATCGGCTGGCCGCGGCTCGCGGCAATCGGGGCGATGCTGTTCCTCGGCCAGTTCCTGTTCCAGTTCGTCGGCATCGCCCAGGGCGTGCCGCCAGGTCTCGCCGCGGTGATCGTCCAGAGTCAGGCGCTCTTCACCGTAGCCTTTTCGGCAGCCCTGTTCGGCCAGGTGCCGGGCAGGCGGCAGGTGGCCGGGCTGCTCATGGCCGGCGGCGGCCTCCTCGCCATCGCGGCGACCAGCGGCGCCGAGTTTTCGTTCGCCGCCTTCCTCCTGATCCTCGTTTCGCCCGTCAGTTTCGCCTTCGGCAACATCCTGATGAAACGGGCGGGGCCGGTCGACATGGTCGCGCTCGTCGCCTGGGCCAGCCTCGTCCCGCCCCTGCCCGGCCTTGCGCTGGCGCTTGCGACAGAGGGCCCCGGCGGCATGGGCCAGGCACTGGCCGGCGCCTCTGCGGCGAGCTGGCTCGCCGCGCTCTATCTCGGCCTCGTCGCCACGACCCTCGGCTATGCGCTCTGGGGTCGGCTCATCGCCCGCTATCCGGCCGCGACGGTCGCGCCTTTCGCGCTGATGGTGCCCTTTGTCGGGGCCGGCGCCTCGGCGCTCGTGTTCGGGGAAGCCTTCGGCCCGCTGCGCCTCGCCGGCATGGCCCTGGTGCTCGCAGGCCTCGCCATGCTGCTGACCGGACCGCGGCCGGCCGGCCTCAGCCGTTGAGCGCCTGGCCCGGCCAGCCTTCGGCAGCGATCTTGGATGCGGCGATGACCGCCTGCGTGCGGCTGTCGACGCCGAGCTTGGTCAGGATCGCCGAGACATGGGCCTTCACGGTCGCTTCCGAGACGGTGAGCTCATAGGCGATCTGCTTGTTGAGCAGGCCTTCCGACAGCATCATGAGAACGCGAACCTGCTGCGGCGTGAGGCTTGCAAGCCGCGCCACCAGCCGCGCCCCCTCGGAATCGCTGTTGGCCGCCAGGTCGACATCGGCAGGCACATAGGTGCCGCCGTCGAGAACGAGGCGCACCGCCTCGCGCATCGCCTCGGTGCCGAGCGTCTTCGGAATGAAGCCGGAGGCGCCGAATTCGAAACAGCGCCTGATGACGTCGACATCCTCGGTGGCCGAGACGATCACCACCGGCACGCCGGGATATTGCGCGCGCAGATACATCAGCCCGGAAAAGCCCTTCACGCCCGGCATGGCGAGGTCGAGCAGGACGAGATCGACGTCGGGCCCGGCGCCGATCAGGTCGGACATTTCGGCGAAGGATCCGGCCTCGGCGATCGCCAGACGCACGCCAAGCCCGGTCACCGCCTCGCGCAGGGCGCCGCGGAACAGGGGATGATCGTCGGCAATGACGATCCGATAGGTCGCGGTCGTCGCATCCAGCATCAGAACCCCCTCAAGTCTTCCCCCAGGCGCATGATCTTCGGACGGATCATTGCCGTCAATTTTCTCAATTCTCGCAAGGCAATACAAGTCCTTAGCGGGTGCAATGGAAAGGCTGGCCGCCAGGCTCCGGCTGCCCCATGGGAAGGTTCAAGTGCAAATCTCCGGCATCATGGAACTGTCACAGACTTATGGGACTGCCGCATTGACAGCTTGCCGTAAGGGGGCTCTGTTAACACTTCTGAGGTCCGGGACGGCGGCTGTGCCCGGCTCGAAGCGCGAGGTTACCGTGGCGCGACATATCGGTTGGATTGCAGCATTCGTCGGCCTGATGGCTGCCATGCCCTCCGCTGAAGCGGTGATGCGAGGCGAGCCGGCCCGGGATCCCAACGGCACCCGACGCTCGACCGTCCTCATCGAAACGCCCGAAGGCGTCTGCACCGGCGCCATTATCGGCCCCGACCTGGTCCTGACCGCCGGCCATTGCGTCTCGGCCCGCGGCCGCTACCGGGTCCGCTATCTCGACCGCTCGTTCCGCCGCGCCACCGCGCAGGTCGCGCGCGTCCAGGCCCATCCCAATTTCGATCCCCGCCATGGCTTCGCTT
This window of the bacterium YEK0313 genome carries:
- the dpnA_1 gene encoding Modification methylase DpnIIB — protein: MRLNLNGTARSGDRVRAVRSPSLVPDQEVGIGLGNRIVVGDCVAALDALPAASVDLIFADPPYNLQLQGALHRPDDSLVDAVDDDWDQFESFAAYDAFTRAWLKAARRVLKPDGALWVIGSYHNIFRVGTALQDLGFWVLNDVIWRKANPMPNFRGRRFTNAHETLIWASRDAKARYTFNYEALKAGNEDVQVRSDWFIPLCTGDERLKDGAGRKLHPTQKPEALIARVLLAASKAGDVVLDPFFGSGTTGAVAKRLGRRFIGIERDPAYAAAAEARIASIEPLPEDSLAAFTTAREAPRVAFASLVERGLVQPGTVLTDEKRRYAATVRADGSLMSGPQVGSIHKIGALVQGAQACNGWTFWHVNDNGLLSPIDALRARIREEMGVR
- a CDS encoding Peptidase inhibitor I78 family protein — protein: MMNVLWIRAAALALLLAGTAVVASGPAAAQPAAPGFRPHMPGFRGGEAACRRVLPMARRHVGQPARLVRARFRAPAAIQVRYCMMCTHDYRPNRLTFGLDERNIVRSVSCG
- the gsiB_22 gene encoding Glutathione-binding protein GsiB precursor, yielding MRRRSFLTGALAAAALPRAAFAQTARASVLKYVPQADLTVLDPIGTTAYVTRHHALMVYDQLYGLDSQLKAQPQMVEGHTVEEDGKRWTFKLRDGLKFHDGEPVRGRDCVASIKRWAARDALGQALMARVADMSAPDDRSFVIRLTKPFGALLDALAKVGPPALVVMPERFANTDPFKPITEAIGSGPFKWVPGERLVGARAVYEKFDGYRPREGGTPDWLSGPKIAHFDRVEWLVMPDPATASGALQSGEADWWENPPNDLLPPLERNRNIVSEQLNPLGIMGTGIFNCLHPPFDKPAVRRVVLEAMSQADFMTSVAGTDTSMWREGVGIFPPGTPMASDVGLDAITSKRDMPALREKLKQAGYQGEKVVLMSASDQSSLAAIGEVGHDLLRQLGMNVEFVVSDWGTLVQRRGKKEPPSQGGWNMFHTTWLGLDVVNPAVMQPLRANGAKAWFGWPDIPDLQRLIDAWLDAPDTEAQKRVAADIQKVALEQVPFLPTGQYFSKSVYRRNVTGILKGQIVFWNARRV
- the glcA gene encoding Glycolate permease GlcA, which encodes MWNQVYDPFNNAVLSTIAAAVPVVTLLVLIASGKVKAHIAAIVALVLANLVAIFLFTMPANMSIRASLLGVVTGFFPIGWIVLNVIFLYQVTVRTGRFELLQRAIAGVTPDRRLQLLLIAFAFGAFFEGASGFGTPVAVTGAILIGLGFSPLAASGLSLIANTAPVAYGALGTPIAGLAQVTGFDPYVLGAMVGRQLPFFSVIVPFWLIWAFAGWRGMKEVWPAVLVTGVSFAVPQFLISNYINPWIVDIGASLISMACLIGFLKVWQPRELWLSPALRTRDDSAATMTAAKPIDTTPLTSQQLWGALLPWIIVCIVMLIWGTGWFKSVVNPIFTWNYPVPELHNMINKVAPVAARPTPEGAVFAFTYMSFTGTGMLIAAIISGILMGVSPGGMLAEYGRTLKRCATSLITISAMLAIGTLTRLSGLDATLGLAFAATGLLYPFFGTLLGWLGVALTGSDTASNVLFGNLQKITSEQLGISPILMSAANSSGGVMGKMIDAQSIVVASTATNWFGHEGSILRYVFWHSIVLACLVGVLVMLQAYVWPFSAMVLK
- the groS gene encoding 10 kDa chaperonin, with translation MKFRPLHDRVVVRRLESEEKTKGGIIIPDTAKEKPQEGEVIAVGPGGRDEAGKLVALDVKKGDKVLFGKWSGTEVKIDGVDLLIMKESDIMGVIGK
- the groL7 gene encoding 60 kDa chaperonin 7, which gives rise to MAAKDVKFAQDAREKMLRGVDILAEAVKVTLGPKGRNVVIEKSFGAPRITKDGVTVAKEIELADKFENMGAQMVREVASKTNDLGGDGTTTATVLAQAIVREGAKYVAAGMNPMDLKRGVDTAVTEVVKTLEKSAKKVKSSAEVAQVGTISANGDKLIGDMIANAMQKVGNEGVITVEEAKSLDTEVDIVEGMQFDRGYLSPYFITNADKMIADLEDAYILIHEKKLTGLQAMLPVLESVVQTGKPLVIVAEDVEGEALATLVVNKLRGGLKVAAVKAPGFGDRRKAMLEDIAILTGGQVISEDLGIKLENVTLQMLGRAKKVLIEKEKTTVVDGAGKKKDIEGRIGQIKAQIEETTSDYDREKLQERLAKLAGGVAVIKVGGATEVEVKEKKDRVDDALNATRAAVLEGIVPGGGVALLRAKANVAKLKSENADVQAGINIVLKAIEAPIRQIVENAGVEGSIVVGKILENKSATYGFNAQAEEYVDMFDAGIVDPVKVVRTALQNAASVSSLLITTGAMIAEAPKKDAPAPAMPGGGGMGGMDF
- the yqjF gene encoding Inner membrane protein YqjF; the encoded protein is MLDKLFDNPALNNLIKLAARILIAAIFIQAGFNKIPGYAGTAGYMASAGVPSALLPLVIAVELVGGLMILVGFQTRLVAFLLAGFCLLSAWLFHFQPGNTGQMLQFMKNLAIAGGFLQMVATGPGAWSIDGRGRS